The following proteins are co-located in the Procambarus clarkii isolate CNS0578487 chromosome 16, FALCON_Pclarkii_2.0, whole genome shotgun sequence genome:
- the LOC138365201 gene encoding sentrin-specific protease 8-like, protein MGDRVILSYHDCLIHESDLRLLEGRNWLNDSLISFWFEHLQHDIFCGRSRLLFISPEVTQLIKMGDANELPIFLDPLNARFKDYMFLPVNDNSSVIASGGSHWSLLVYSRYDTKWYHYDSQRGANYRDARCLVQRINSYLNRDIPASLVDAHCTQQDNSYDCGAFVMTYAHRAAAQAVEGTALGTCYVDRQEANRMRDLIKSLVYRLRG, encoded by the coding sequence ATGGGGGACAGAGTAATTCTCAGCTATCATGATTGTTTGATCCACGAATCAGATCTTAGACTGTTAGAGGGTCGTAACTGGCTTAATGATTCTCTTATATCTTTCTGGTTTGAGCATCTGCAGCATGACATTTTCTGTGGGAGATCTAGGCTGTTGTTTATTAGCCCAGAAGTAACACAATTAATTAAGATGGGAGATGCTAATGAATTACCTATATTTCTTGATCCTCTTAATGCACGGTTCAAGGACTATATGTTCCTACCTGTTAATGACAACTCATCAGTCATTGCATCTGGAGGGAGCCATTGGAGTCTCCTTGTTTACAGCAGGTATGACACAAAGTGGTATCACTATGATTCCCAAAGAGGTGCCAATTATCGTGATGCTCGCTGCCTTGTACAAAGAATAAATTCTTACCTGAATAGGGATATACCGGCATCACTAGTAGATGCCCATTGTACACAGCAAGACAATAGTTACGATTGTGGGGCCTTTGTTATGACTTATGCTCACCGAGCAGCTGCACAGGCTGTTGAGGGCACTGCCCTAGGAACCTGCTATGTTGATAGACAAGAAGCCAATCGCATGCGAGACCTTATCAAGTCTCTTGTGTATAGACTTAGGGGGTGA